One Archangium violaceum genomic window, GCTGGCGCTGCAGTACGGCGTGCCGCTGCAGGTGCTGGTGGACAAGTTCAGCCACACGCGCTTCGAGCCGAGCGGCTTCACGGGCAACCCGGCGGTGCCGATCGCCAAGTCGATCGTCGACTACATCTTCCGGTGGCTGTCGCTGAAGTTCCTGCCGAGCGAGCAGGCCGACGGGATGGAGGAGGCGGTGGAGAAGCAGGTGGCGGTGGCCGAGCCGGCGAAGACGGTACAGGTGACGTCGGTGGCGCTGCCGATGTCGACGCCTCGCAGGACGTACCTGAACCAGGCGGACGCGCCGCCGTGCCACACGTGCGGAGAGATCATGGTGCGCAACGGCGCCTGCTACAAGTGCAGCAACTGCGGCACCACGAGCGGCTGCAGCTGAGCCCCCTCCCCTCTCCCCCTGGGAGAGGGACAGGGTGAGGGTATGGGGTGGACATGGGTTCACCCCTGCGCCCATCGAGGCTCCGGTACTCACGTACCGGGGCCTTTTTCATTGGGGACTGGAGCGCGGCGAGAGCAGCGGGACGGGCACGGAGGGCCCGCCCTGTTACATCGAGGAGTCGTGCAGCCGGCCGTAGGCCGCCGAGGCCTCCGCCATGAGCAGCTCCAGCTCGTCGAGCTCCTCGGGGCCGAACGGCGAGGGACCCCCGTCGATGACGACGAACCCCACCGTGCGCTGGTGCAACCGGATCGGCGCGGCCACCATGTGAGAGAACGACTCGCCCAGGGCCGCGAAGAGCGCCTCGTCCTCCGGAGTCTCCGGCACGCTGGAGACCACGGCCCTGCCACCCGCCGCGGCCATGGCGAGGAGCGAGGGCGCATCGAGATCCACCTGCAGCGCCGACACCGCGGGCTTGTTGCTCCCGGGGCCGAACCCACGCCCCACCCGGGCGACGCCGAACGTCTCACCCAGCAGGAACCCGCGCGGGAAACGACCCTGGGCGTAGGACAGCACCACCTTGCCCAGCTCGCCCTGGGTCGTGGCCTGCCTCAGCGCCTCGAGCGCCTCCTGGATCTGTACCAGTTGGGCACCCTGGGATGCCCCATTCCACTCCGCGAAGGCATCGGCGGGAGACTCAGCCGCGTCCATCGCACTCGCGGGCGGCTCGGCCGAAGGATCCCAGGTCGGGATGAACTCATGCAGGGATGCCAGCTGGAGCTCGCCCTCCGCGCCGAAACCGCCGGGCTCGGTGGAGCCCGCGTCCTGCGACGAGAAATCCACCTCGATCGCCCGCCGCGACCAGGCGGACTCGGCGCCCGACCCGATCTGGTCCAGGGGCGAGGCCACCTCCATCTCCCCAGCCGGCACCGGGGGAAGCTCGACGGGCTGCACGGGGGCGGCCCTGGGCTTCGACGTGGCGCTCGTTCCCGAGGCAATGTCCTGGGAGTGGGCCGCCGGGCTGGCGGCGGCTGGCTCCCGAGCTGGCGAGGGTTCGACCTTCGCGGGCCCTGGCGCGGCAGCCGGCTTCGGGAGAGGCGCTTCCTTGGGAGCCGCCGGAGCTGAAACCACCGAAGGAGCACCCACCGACGCACCCGGAGCGGGAGCCGCGGGCTTGGCCTCCAGCGCTGGAGCGGCGGGCGCGGGCTGGGCGGGAGGCGTGGTGGACTGCGCGCCAACAGGCGCCGAGGCCTGTGGCGCGGAGGACGCCGCCTGCGCAACGGTGGACTCCGAAGCGGACGGAGCCCGAGGCGCGACAGGTGCGGCCTGGGGGGCGGGAGCGCCAGGAGGAACCGCCGCGCGCGGAGCCCCCGGCGTGGGCTGAGGCGCCGGCGCACTGGGAGCCGCCGCCTTCGGAGCCGGCAGGGGCTGGGAAGACGGGCCCGCCCCCGGAGCACTGGCCGGGGCAGCCGTCACGGGTGACGAGCCACCCGGAGGAACCGTCCCGCTCTGCGTCGACGCGGGGACGGAAGCCCCCGTGGGCGGAGCTCCCGTCGGCGAAGGACGAGCCGCGGCGCTCGGAGACTCCTGACGCGGAGCCATCCCCGCGGGCGGAGCCCCCACGGGCGGACGCGTCATCGCGGGCCCTCCCGGAGGGACCTGGGCGCTCGGAGGCACGGGCGAGGCCCCAGGCGTCGGACCCGGAGGTACGGGCGAGGCCCCAGGTGCCGGAGGACGCACCTGCGCCGCTCCCGGCTGAGCCGCCTGAGCGTCCGGGGGACGTGCCGGGCTCGCGGCCTGTGGCGGTACCTGAGCCGTGCTCGCACCAGGGGCGGACGGAGCCCCAACGAGCCCCGGAGGAACCGTGGCACCGGTGGGCGGAGCCGATCCCTGACCGCTCCGAGGCGTCATACCCGGAGGCATGTTCTGCCCGGGTTGGGCGGGCCCACCCGCCGTGGGCGCGGCACCCGCGGGCTTCGCGACCGCCGGTGCTCCCGGGGGAGCGGACGTCACGGGCGCGGACGGCCGCGGGGGCACGGCCCCCGCCGGTACACCACTCTGCGTGACCGGCGCGGGGGGCAATCTCGGCGCGGCGGGCTGCTGCGGAGTTCCTGCTCCGGCGGGTGCTCCGGCCACGGGCGCACCCGCTTGCGCCGGCCGTGGAGGCGCGGCCGCGGGAGGCGCGCCCCCCGGCACTCCCGGCGCCGTGGGAGCTCTCACCGGAGCGCCAGCGGACGCTCCAGCCGAGGGCTGAGCCGGCGTGGCTCCAGCGGGTGGGCTCCCCGGCGCGCCAGGGGCGCCCGGCGGGCGTGGAGGCACGGCCCCCGCCGGAACACTCCCCGGCGCTCCCTGCACCGGAACGCCTCCCGCGGTCGTCACCGCGGGCCTCGGAGGCACCGCACCACCGGGCGCGGCACCGGGTGCACCCGGAATGGTGGGCGCCCCCATCGGAGCAGCGGGCTTCGCGGCAGTCGCGGCCGGAGGCGGAGGGGCACCCGTCGGCGCGGGCCGCATGCCGGGAGGCTGTCCCGGAGCGGGCGCCGACGGAGGCTGAGCCTGTTGGGGGCTCGTCCCAGCGGGGGCGCCAGGAGCCGGAGCGGGCGGAGTGGGCCCGGGCCGTGCGGCGGCGGGCGCGGGCTGCGCGGAACCCGGAGCGGGAGCTCCCGCGGGCGACGGCCTCGGCGGAGCAGCCGGAGCCGGCTGGGCCGAGGCGGGCATCCCCTGCGTTGGCGACAGAGCCGCGGGCCGTTGTACGGCCGGAGCCCCTGGCCCCGCCGAGGGCTTGGATTGACCCGGGCGCACGGGGCGCGTCGGCTTGGGGATGCCGTATCCCTTCTCCAACAACTGGAAGAGGCGCAGCTCCGTCACGATGGACGGCACGATGCGCATGCCCGTGGCGAAGCCGAGCGCGTCCACGTGCTTCGGATCATGCGGGCTCACCATGGCCACGCGCAGGCGGCGGCCTTCCAGCGCCAGCGGGAACGCCAGGTGGTTGCGCGCCAGCTCCGGCTTGAGCAGCGCCACGGTCTCGGCCGTCACCGCTTCCAACTCCGCTTCCGTCGCGAGTGGGAAGTGATACGCGTCCGACAACGCCTGTCCCAACGTGGCCATGTCGAGCAGACCCAGCTCGACGAGGTTGGTACCCAGGCTGCCGCCGTAGATGAGTTGTGACTTCAGTGCCTCATCGAGTTGCGACTGAGAGATGAGGCCCTTGCGGACCAGATGCGCTCCGAGCTGTTCGCCCATTCTGGAGCGATATTAGACCGGTCCGTGACCAAGAGCGCGGACGACCTCTTCTCAGAAAGTAAGACAGACCACACCCGAACCCGGGCGGCCGATCACCGAGCTAGTAGGCGTTCTTCGAGAGGAAGCCGCCCAGTGCAGTACGGATGAGAATCTTCAGGTCCATCAGCAGTGACCAGTTCTCGATGTAATACAGGTCGTACTCGATCCGCTTCTGGATGGAAGTCTGCCCCCGCAGGCCGTTGATCTGCGCCCAGCCGGTGATGCCGGCCTTCACCTTGTGGCGCAGATGGTAACGGGGGATCTGCCGCTTGAACTCCTCGATGAAGACGGGCCGCTCGGGGCGAGGGCCCACGAGGCTCATGTCACCCCACAGCACGTTGAAGAACTGGGGCAGCTCGTCCAGCGAGTACTTGCGAAGGAAGGTGCCGATGGGCGTGCGGCGCGGATCCTCCTTGCTGGCCATCTTCGCGCCGGTGCTCTCGGCGTCCACGCGCATGGTGCGGAACTTGAGGATGTGGAACGTCTCCCCGTCCATGCCCATGCGCTCCTGGGCGTAGAGGATGGGCCCGCGGCTGGTGAGCTTCACCGCGATGGCCACGGCCAGCATGACGGGCGCGCTCACGATGATGGCCACCAGCGAGAAGAGGATGTCGAAGACGCGCTTGGCCACCATGTTCCAGCCCGTCATCGGATCGCCCTGGAGGCTGATGATGGGCAGCCCGCCGAACTCCTCGAGCCCGCCGTACAGGGTGACGTACTGGTACAGGTCCGGCACCACCTTCACGTCCACCGTGCGCAGCGCGAGCTGCTCCATGAGTGGCTTGACGGCGGCCTGATCCTCCAGCGGCAGGGCGATGATGACCTGGTCCACCGGACGGGAGTCCAGCACGGCGTCCACGTCCTTCACGTGACCCAGCACCGGCACGCCCAGCACCCTCGGGCCCACCTTCTCGGGGCGCAGCGAGAGCACGCCCACCACGCGGAAGCCCAGCTCCTTGTGGCCCTCCACCGTCTCGATGACGCGCTGACCCAGCTCGCCCGCGCCGATGACCAGGATGGACTTGAGGTTGAAACCGCGCCGGCGCACCTCGTTGAGCACCGTGCGCAGCACCAGGCGCACCGTCGACACGCCGACGAACGCGTAGCCGGAGAAGAAGGCCAGCATCAGACGCGAGTAGCGCTCGCGCGTGAAGTACGTCAGCGCCACCACGATGAGCGTGGCCATGATGGTGGCCTTGAAGACCTCGAACACCTCGCCGATGTGCGTGCGCGCCCGGTTCGTCGCGTACAGCCGCGCCTGCCGGTAGGTGACCGGGAAGACGATGAGCACCGTCGCCAGCGACAGCAGCGTCTCCTCGAGGGGAGGCAATCCGTGGAGGACCGGGATGGGGCCCTCGAAGCGGGTGACATATGCGAGCGCGAACGCCAACGTCAGCATCACCACGTCGGCGGCGACCTTGATGGACGTGTAGAAGCGTTGGAACCGGCTGAACACGCGGGCCTCCTTCAGTGGCCTGCAAAACGCATGGCCGCGACCTGCAAACGTCGCACCCCGCCCCCACGGGCCATCCGGAATCGGACAGCCCACGCGGCCAGGGGGCTCCTAACACGAAAATCGCCCGGAATCCAAGGGGTTGCCCCCTCTTGGACCCCCCGGAGCGGGCCTCCGGAGCGAGGTCGCCCGCCCACGGAAGAGACACCCACCAGGACAGCGGTGTCAGGGAACAGCGGCCCGGACGGAGGGGCCGGACGAAGCACCCAGGAGCGTGTCCACCTCGGCCGTCACCGCGCGCAGGAAGGCGGCCCGGCTGAAGCGCTCGGCCTGGGCCCGGGCGTCCTCCGGACGGAAACCGGGCTCCCACTGCTCGAAGCGGCGCACCGCCTCCACCAGCGCCTCGGGCGTCTGCGCGTCGAAGAAGAGGCCGGTGCGAGGGCTGACCGTCTCCAGCGCCCCACCCCGCCCGTAGGCGATGACGGGGCGGCCACAGGCCTGGGCCTCGAGCGGGACGATTCCGAAATCCTCCTCGGGGGTGAAGATGAGCGCGCGCGCGTCGCGGTAGAGGCCGGCGAGCGCCTCGTCCGACACGGAGCCGAGGAAGCGGACGTTCCCGGGCAGCGGCCCCGAGGTGAGCCGGGCCGCTTCCTGGCCGGTGCCCACCACCCACAGCGGCGCGTCCAGGTGACGGAAGGCCTCCAGGGCGATGTCGAGCCGCTTGTAGGGCGCGAAAGCACCCAACCACAGGAAGTAGCCACCCTGGCCGAGCCCCTCCAACGGGTGCCGGCAGAAGCGCTCCAACGCCACCGGCGGGTACACCACGGAGGCGTCGCGGCCCCAGAAGCGCCGCACCTTGCCGGCGATGTGCTGGCTGTTGACGAGGATGCGATCCACCCCGGCGGTGCTCTCGCGATCCCACTTCTGGAGGTATGGCCGCACCGCGTGCGCCGCCACGCGCACCGGCAACGAGGCCCGCCCCGGCCCGAAGTAGTCGTCGAACAAGTCCCACATGTAGCGCATGGGCGCGTGCACGTACGCGAGGTGCTTCGCCCCGGGCGGCTTGCGGATGCCCTTGGCCACGCAGTGGCTGGAGGAGATGACGAGGCCATACCCCTCCAGGCGCATGGACTCGATGACCTTGGGGAGCACCGGGAGGAAGTGCCGGTAGAGCTTGTGGACGCGGGGAATGCGCTGGAGGACGGACGTGTGGATGGGCCGCGACTCGATGCGCGGATGCACGACGCCCGGGCGGTGGACGAGGGTGTGGATGTCCGCCTGAGGGAACAGCTCGCACAGTGCTTCGAGCACGTGCTCGCCGCCGCGCTGGGTAACGAGCCAATCGTGGACGAGGGCGACCTTCACGGGCGGGCCTTGTAGCACCGCTCGGCCCGGATGCCGACAACCGGGCAACCGAGCCCCCCACTCCGCCCGCGCGTGTGGTAGTGCCTGCTGCGTGGCGAGCGTCCTCATCGACCTGCGCATGGTCCGTGGCCGGCTGCACGGCATCGCGCGTTACGCGCTGGAGTTGGCGAACCGGCTGCCCGCGCTGGCACCGGACCTGAGCTTCAGCGGCCTCACGGCTCCCGAGGGACTCCCGGCGGGGCTCGGCGCCCTCTCCCCGCGCATCCCCCTGCACCGCTGCCCGGTGGGCTTCCTGTCTCCCTTGGAGCAGCCGGCACTCGCCGCCTCGCTCGCTCGACTGGCGCCCGACCTGTTCCACGCGACGTCCTTCTCCGTGCCCGCGCTCTGGCCCGGACGGATGGTGGCCACGCTCCACGACGCCAACCACCTGGTGCTGTCGGAGCAGTACGGCCCGGGCCGCCGCGCCTACTACAAGCTGATCGTCGGTCCCCGGGCGAAGACGGCCCGCGCGCTCATCACCGTGTCCGAGTTCTCCCGCGAGGAGCTGGCGCGGGAGCTCGGCCTGTCGCCCTACCGCCTCCAGGTGATTCCCAATGGCGTGGACGCGCGATACCAGCCGCAGACGGCCTCGGAGCTGAAGGACTTCCGCGAGCGCCGGGGACTGCCGCCGCGCTTCTTCCTCGCGGTGGGCAACACCAAGGCCTTCAAGAACCTCGGGATGTTGGCGGAGCTCGCACCGTCGCTGCCGGTGCCCCTCGTACTGCTGGCCGGCAAGGGCGCGGTGTGGGAGCTGGGCTTCCCGGACTCGACGATTGAAGTGTCCGAGCTGCCCGAGGACGACATGCCGCGCCTCTACGGGGCCGCGACCGCGTTGCTGTTCCCCTCACGGTACGAAGGCTTCGGCCTGCCTCCCCTGGAGGCCATGGCCTGCGGCACTCCGGCGGTGGTGGCGCGCACCTCCTCGCTGCCGGAGGTGGTGGGCGAGGCCGCGCTGCTGCTCCCACCGGATGACGCGAACGCCTGGCGGGAGACGGCGCTGAAGCTGCTGCGCGACGATGCCCTGCGCCATGAGCTCTCGGAGAAGGGCCGCGAGCGCGCCGCGCGCTTCAACTGGGACGACTGTGCACGGCGCACCCTGGCCACCTACCGCCGGGCGCTGGAGTCCCGCTGAGCGGGCTCCAATCCCCGACGAGCCGTCCGACTACTCGTTCGTCCCGAGAACGCCGTTGTCGTCGCGACCCCAGCTCCAGAGGGTGCCATCCTCGAGCACGGCGAAGGCGGAATTGTGGGTACCACTCGCGGACACGACACCCGAGAGGTAGGCAGCCGGAGTGCCGGACGGGGTGCAACTGCTCGCCACCCGCACCGCGGTGTTGGGGCCGTTGTTGACGGTGCTGCTGGTGGTGCAATTACCCAACTCGCCATACCCATTGGTGCTGCTCCAGCTCCAGAGCGAACCGTCCTGGGCCACGGCCAGGGCAACGGTGTCCCCCGCCGCGATGGACGTGATGGGCGAGGAGGTCGGGAGACCCGCCACCTGCCAGGTGGGAATGAAGCCACCCGTGCTCCACACGGTGCCATCGGTCTTCAGGGCCACGACGAAGCTCTCACCGGCGGCAATGGCCTTCGCGGGCGAGAGCTCCGGGATCTTCCTCGGAACCTTGAGCGGCTCCGAGATGATTCCGAGCTGCCTGTTGATGTTGACACCCCAGCCCCACACGTTTCCGTTGGAATCCAGGGCGTAGGTGTTATCGCCATTCGCGGCAATGGCCGTGATTGGCACGCCCCCGAACCCCGTCACATGCACAGGCGAATAATGAGTGGTGGTGGTCCCATCACCCAGGGCGCCACTGTAGTTATGGCCCCAGGTCAACACGCGACCATCGTTCGTCAAAGCCACCGAGTGGTTGATCCCAGCGGCAACAGCCTTCGCACCAGTGACCACGGGGTTCCCGCCCGACGCGCCATGGCCGAGTTGGCCCAGGATGTTGAAGCCAAAGGTATGCACCGAGCCATCGCCGAGCAGGACAATAGAGTGCCAATCGCCACCGTCGAAGTCTACTGCGGTGGAGAGGCCCGACGGCATCTCCGCCGGCACGCTGCGCGAGGTCGTGGTGCCATCGCCAAGCTGCCCATACGCATTGAAGCCCCAGCCCCAGCGCTTGGTGTCGCCGGTGATGGCAAAGACATTCGAAGTGCCAGCAAACACCTTCTCGACACCCGACAAGGCGGTGACCTGCATCGGAACGGAGCGCGAGAGCCCACGCTCGACCTGCCCCACGGCGGACGGAGACTGCTCGGTATTGCCCTCCTGGCCCCCACAACCCACCACCAGCGCGGACCCCAGCATCACACCCAGAAAGCCCCTGGCCGCTGAATTCATAGACATACGCATGTGTTTGATTCTCTCGTGTGTTCGTTCACCCGGGCCCGTTTCCCTCAAGCCCGAGTGAGGAGCTTCCTACCAAGCACCTCTGACATACGCTGTGAACCAATTCACACGAAACACTGACAAAGTTCGTCACCCCTCCAGCTAAATTTTGTCAGTCTTCAGCCAATTTTCGTCACCCTCCACCTGCATCAGGAGGGACTGGAAAATTCAGCCCAGGTCAGCCACAAGCAAGAAACAATATTTACAAGAAAAAATATAGATTACCGCGAAGAGCACCAGGAGGTGCCGGCGCGCCCAGGCAGGTGGCCGCCTACCCCGGAGTCCCGCTCGCCACGTCCTGCTCACCGGGCCGGGCACTCACGGGCAGGGTCCTCTCCAGCTCGTCCGGGTTGAGGCGGAACCAACGAGCCACGAGCAGGACCTCCTGCGCCTCGTGCGCGCGCAGGCCAATGGCCCTCGGCTCTGGCCGCTCGAAGATCTCGCCCACCCTCGCCTCCAGGACGAGTCGCTCCTGGGCGGTGCTCGGAACCGGGAGCTCCGCGCGCACGCTGCCCCGGCGCACGACATAGACGCGGTCCTCTCCACCATGGCCCGGCACGGTGTAGACGAAGGAGAGGCGCTCCACGAACTGGCCGATCCGCAGCAACTCGGCCTGCACGCGCGCCAGCGTCTCCGCCCGATCCCTCAGCTCGGCCGCGTACTCGAACTGGAGGCGCCGGGCCGCGACGCTCATCCGCTCGCGCAGCAGGGCGAGCGGTTGGTCCGTCACGCCATTCAGGAAGTCACGGGCCTGGGCGACTCGCGCCAGATACTCGGTACGCGTGCAACCCCCGGCGCACGGCGACAGACAGCGCCCGACCTGGCCGCGCATGCAACGCGGATCCTCCCGGAGACGGAAGAGCTCTATCTGATCCGCCAGCCGCATGGGCGTGTCCGAGGGGCAGTCGCGCAGCTCCAGAAGATCGCTCACCGCCCGCACCGCCCCGGTGGCCGCCTGTCGGCCCCGGATGGGACCGAAGTACTCGGCACCATCGTTGATGACGTGGCCCACGACCAGCAGCCGGGGCACGGCCTCGCGCGTCAGCTTGATGAAGCACAGCGAGCTGTCGCGCTTGTGCTCCACGTTGAAGAGGGGCCGCCAGCGTTTGATCAGCCGGAACTCCTCCAGCAGCGCGGCGAACTCGCTCGGGACGTAGTCCCACTCCACGCCGTGCGCGTGCCCGATGATCTCCGCCGCCTTCTCCCCACGCTGGGCCCGGAAGTAGGAGAGCAGCCGCGTGCGCACCTTCACCGACTTGCCCACGTAGAGCACCTCTCCCGAGGGTCCCCTCATGCGGTAGACCCCGGGACGGTTCTCGGCGCGGGCGCGGACGTCCTCGTGGAGTTGTTCGATCAGGCGTGCGCTCATGCGGCGAATACCCGGTGTGGAACAACACCGGGGATCGCCCAGGGTACAGCGCACACACGGCGAAAAGAGACAGCCGGCGGAGCGTGCGCCTCGTGCACGGCCGGAGAGCGCGCGGCGGAACGGGCGTTCAACGGGCCCCCCGTTGGGAGGCCCGGCTCCGCGCTCCGGCTTGGCTCGAGAGAACTACTGGCCCTGGCAGTCCGCCAGGTCGTACTTGAAGTCGCGGCGAGGCGTGTAACCCGGGTTCTGGTTGACGGCCGCCACGTTCAGCTCCTGGTAGGTGTACTCCGGGCCGCTGGTGAGCGGAAGCTGCGTGTTGCTGATCCGCGTGCTCCACAAGGCGACCTTGCCAATGGTGCCGTTGGACTCGAGCTTGTAGCAGGTCACGATGCGCGAGTCGGTCGTCGACACGCGGCACGAGGTGTACGTGCCGAGCACCTCGCGCTTCTCGTACTCGCAGCGGCAATCCCAGGGATCGTAATCCAGGGACACGAGCGCCGCCTCGTAGCCCGTGCTCGTCTTCACGAGCTCGAAGTGCGCGTACTCGTCCTGCGCCTGCTGGCAATACAGGAGGGTGTTGCTGTCGAGCGCCGCGGCCTTCTTCGCGACCGCCACGGGCTCCGGCGCACGCTGGGACGTGGGCGGCAGGTTCTCGGTGGGTTGCTGCGTCGTCTCGGAGCTGCAGCCGAGGTTCACGACGGCACACGCCGCCGCCATCACCACGGAGGTACGCCAGGAGTTCTTCACGAGCATTCCTTTCCAGGAATCAGGGTTGAGGAATGCCTTTGTCACAAAAGTCCTCCTGGGGACAACGTATAATTTTGTGACATTACTGTTCATCCCCCTCCCGTCAGGGCACGCGGGTGAACCGGCGTACG contains:
- a CDS encoding glycosyltransferase family 4 protein, coding for MVRGRLHGIARYALELANRLPALAPDLSFSGLTAPEGLPAGLGALSPRIPLHRCPVGFLSPLEQPALAASLARLAPDLFHATSFSVPALWPGRMVATLHDANHLVLSEQYGPGRRAYYKLIVGPRAKTARALITVSEFSREELARELGLSPYRLQVIPNGVDARYQPQTASELKDFRERRGLPPRFFLAVGNTKAFKNLGMLAELAPSLPVPLVLLAGKGAVWELGFPDSTIEVSELPEDDMPRLYGAATALLFPSRYEGFGLPPLEAMACGTPAVVARTSSLPEVVGEAALLLPPDDANAWRETALKLLRDDALRHELSEKGRERAARFNWDDCARRTLATYRRALESR
- a CDS encoding nuclease, translated to MSARLIEQLHEDVRARAENRPGVYRMRGPSGEVLYVGKSVKVRTRLLSYFRAQRGEKAAEIIGHAHGVEWDYVPSEFAALLEEFRLIKRWRPLFNVEHKRDSSLCFIKLTREAVPRLLVVGHVINDGAEYFGPIRGRQAATGAVRAVSDLLELRDCPSDTPMRLADQIELFRLREDPRCMRGQVGRCLSPCAGGCTRTEYLARVAQARDFLNGVTDQPLALLRERMSVAARRLQFEYAAELRDRAETLARVQAELLRIGQFVERLSFVYTVPGHGGEDRVYVVRRGSVRAELPVPSTAQERLVLEARVGEIFERPEPRAIGLRAHEAQEVLLVARWFRLNPDELERTLPVSARPGEQDVASGTPG
- a CDS encoding glycosyltransferase; translation: MKVALVHDWLVTQRGGEHVLEALCELFPQADIHTLVHRPGVVHPRIESRPIHTSVLQRIPRVHKLYRHFLPVLPKVIESMRLEGYGLVISSSHCVAKGIRKPPGAKHLAYVHAPMRYMWDLFDDYFGPGRASLPVRVAAHAVRPYLQKWDRESTAGVDRILVNSQHIAGKVRRFWGRDASVVYPPVALERFCRHPLEGLGQGGYFLWLGAFAPYKRLDIALEAFRHLDAPLWVVGTGQEAARLTSGPLPGNVRFLGSVSDEALAGLYRDARALIFTPEEDFGIVPLEAQACGRPVIAYGRGGALETVSPRTGLFFDAQTPEALVEAVRRFEQWEPGFRPEDARAQAERFSRAAFLRAVTAEVDTLLGASSGPSVRAAVP
- a CDS encoding RCC1 domain-containing protein — encoded protein: MLGSALVVGCGGQEGNTEQSPSAVGQVERGLSRSVPMQVTALSGVEKVFAGTSNVFAITGDTKRWGWGFNAYGQLGDGTTTSRSVPAEMPSGLSTAVDFDGGDWHSIVLLGDGSVHTFGFNILGQLGHGASGGNPVVTGAKAVAAGINHSVALTNDGRVLTWGHNYSGALGDGTTTTHYSPVHVTGFGGVPITAIAANGDNTYALDSNGNVWGWGVNINRQLGIISEPLKVPRKIPELSPAKAIAAGESFVVALKTDGTVWSTGGFIPTWQVAGLPTSSPITSIAAGDTVALAVAQDGSLWSWSSTNGYGELGNCTTSSTVNNGPNTAVRVASSCTPSGTPAAYLSGVVSASGTHNSAFAVLEDGTLWSWGRDDNGVLGTNE
- a CDS encoding undecaprenyl-phosphate glucose phosphotransferase; protein product: MFSRFQRFYTSIKVAADVVMLTLAFALAYVTRFEGPIPVLHGLPPLEETLLSLATVLIVFPVTYRQARLYATNRARTHIGEVFEVFKATIMATLIVVALTYFTRERYSRLMLAFFSGYAFVGVSTVRLVLRTVLNEVRRRGFNLKSILVIGAGELGQRVIETVEGHKELGFRVVGVLSLRPEKVGPRVLGVPVLGHVKDVDAVLDSRPVDQVIIALPLEDQAAVKPLMEQLALRTVDVKVVPDLYQYVTLYGGLEEFGGLPIISLQGDPMTGWNMVAKRVFDILFSLVAIIVSAPVMLAVAIAVKLTSRGPILYAQERMGMDGETFHILKFRTMRVDAESTGAKMASKEDPRRTPIGTFLRKYSLDELPQFFNVLWGDMSLVGPRPERPVFIEEFKRQIPRYHLRHKVKAGITGWAQINGLRGQTSIQKRIEYDLYYIENWSLLMDLKILIRTALGGFLSKNAY